Within Sorghum bicolor cultivar BTx623 chromosome 2, Sorghum_bicolor_NCBIv3, whole genome shotgun sequence, the genomic segment GATTATTTTTTTGACTGGAGctatagctaaaattattttagctggaTTGGAACTCTACCAAACGGAGCACTAGGTCAACCATTCTAGGAATTCCACCATTCAAACAGCACAAGGAGAAAGTTGAGGAACACAATTTAAGGCCCAGATTGGTCCACTTGTGGGATTGGGCTAGAAAAGCCTGGTGAGGTATTGTTTGGGCTTTATCCTTGCCTTTTAACATGGACCAGGCCAAATATGTAGGCGCACCCATCATCAGAATAAAAAAGCTTTGGTGACTGGTGAGAGGACGCGGATGGGCCGGACCGTGTTCCGTAAATGGAGCGACGGGCCAGTGCTGGCGAGAAACGGACACAACCCAAgagattctcaaaaaaaaaaagaaaaaaaaacgaaaGGCGCGCTGTCCGGCCGGTGTGTCGCCCGTGGCCCCGCGTCACGCGCACTTAGGGAGACCGAGAGATTattcgagtccgaatattcaatatCCGACACGTTattcgtatccgaatacttaaatcgtatatttattatGTCGACATCCAAACGTATCTTATCTGatatgattgacattatccgtattcgaatctgaatccgaccagaaatatgaaaacaaatatgatattgataatatccgtccgtatccgatccgttttcatccctacgcgCACTGGGGACGGGGGCAGTGCGACACGGTCTGCGGGCGCGGTGCCTTCCTAGGCTTttttttagttcgcaaaaatttttaagatttcccgtcacatcgaaactttagtcgtatgcatggagcattaaatatagacgaaaataaaaactaattgcacagtttatctgtaatttgtgagataaatcttttgagcctagttactctacgattggacaatgtttatcaaatacaaacgaaagtagccaaaaacaaaaaattttgcgaactaaacaaggccctactagTTCCTGCCTTGGCTGCCAAGGATGTGACGTCGCTCGTCGCGCCAGATCACTGCAGGCGGAACGGGACGCCGGGACGGCTGCAGCTGCACCTGCAGTTGGACGGACAAAACGGCCGGCAGGCCAGAGAACGGCGGCGTGCGGTCGGCACGCAGCGTGTCTGGGATCGTCGGCACGCGGAAGCTGCCCAAGCTGGCTGCGGCGGCCGGCGGGGTGCGAGACCGCGGGAAGGTGTTGCGCGTTCGAGTGGGACACGCGATTCCTGGCTCCGTTCAGGCTTCAGATGACGAGGACTTGGCTGCCGCCGTCGATAAGGTCCACTGACCACTGGGATATCGTAGTAACGGCGGCAGGTTCAGTCTCTGCAGCCTTCGACGACGGGGTCAGCTGCCACCGCCACCGGCCTGACATACTCTCGGATCGAGGGCTAGAAGTCGAGAATGATTGGGAGTTCTTTTATTTCGTGGCCAGCAACGAGATGAGATGGAGTCGTCGACAGATGCTGATTTCCAAAGTTATTATAAAACGTAACTGAATGCGATCCGGTATACTAAGTGTTAAACTAATAATAGGAGCTTGCAGGGGACACGCGCAATTGTTTAGGGTTTTCAGATCTTCAGGATCGGATGATCGGTGGCTCAGAGGTATGTATGTGGTGACTGAGCGACTGACTGAAGCAGAACGAGGAGAACAAATTTGCAGAGAACTCGATGGCGATACGTTCCAGCCCATTTGACCTGTGGAACGAACCTAGACAGCGCGACATACTACGTATATATCATCTCACTCACGATACCTTGCTGCTCGTTCATCATCAGGCTGGAAGATAACAAATAAAATGACAAATAATTGACCATCATAAACTACAACTGAATTCACATGCAAATACTTTGTGAGTTGCTAGACTGACAGTGACAGATCAATTTGAATTCTTGACCTTACAACAATGTCTTGGTCTTTGACACTAGCCATCACGCAAAGGAATCCCTTTTCTTCAAAaataatatgaaaaaaaaattacaaatagTGTACAACACACTGCAACACCATCTAGTCTAGGATTTAAGCATGATGCATCGCTGGCTCTTGCTCCAGCACGACGGTCCGGTGGTTCGCTGCTTCTGCAAATTAATATTCAAGGGAAGGCATCGTCACAACTCAGAAAATGCATGGCTCTACCGTCGGAAACGAGTGACTGAATGAACTCTGGTCTGGTGAATTAACCACGTGTGAACGTaccgtcgccggcggcggcggcggcgaggccctTGTCGTGGCGCTCGACGCACTGGAGGATGTACTTGAAGGCCTCGGTCTCGCAGGGGATGGCGAGCGCGCCCTGGTGCCGGAACCCGAACTCCTCCTCGGCCTTCTCCAGCAGGAGCCGGAACACGGGGTGCGCCAGGTAGCTGGTCGGGATCACGAACCGCCGCTGCTCCGGCCCGACGTACACGGGGCAGTAGCCCCGGGGAACGTCCGGCGGCGGCTCAGGGCTGTAGCTCTCGTCGTCCGACAGCACCGAGTCCGCCGTCTCCGCGCGCCGCAGCCGCCGCAGCACGAACGGCGGGATCGCCGACGCCACCGCATCCTGATCCggcacgccgccgccggcgtggTCCTCGTCGTCCTCCTGATGATCCCGCTGCTGCTTCGCGCCCAGCGCCatcaagtgccacttgtgcagCAGCTCTCGCAGCCGCACGATCTGCTTGATGCCCGTCGCCGCCGCCTTCGCGCCGTCGTCGCCCATGACGAACACACGCACACGGACAGTCAGCCGCCACCGTACACCTCCGCAGAGATGGTTTCTTGGATCTCTGAAGAGCTTGATGAGAACTGGGAAAGGGATGGAGAGAGTCTGGCATGCAGGAGCTGGGAGGATTATATAATCACGTCGTACTCGTTCGTACTCCATCGATCAGGGGGTAACATGGCTAATTTaaataaaccaaaaaaaaaaagattcctTCGCCGCGGGTTGTTTTTAAAATGGCCGATTAGCTAATCACCGGCGTGTGGCTCAAGAATGCATGCCAGAGTTTATCTGATCAACTATCCGGCCGGCAAAGCTTGTTCCAACTTTTTTTGGTGGCAAACTGGCGATGACAGAGGAAAATATAGTTAGTGGTGCCTTGGGAGCTAAGAAGGAATAATACAAAAACAGCACTGTACTAGTTTTCTCAACTGATGAAAATACCATGcagcttttttaaaaaaaaatctttagaTGATTAATTTCTGATTTTTTTATATAGGAGTATTCATTTAATTTTCTGAACGGGAACATGAAAAGCTGGATGTGTGCTGGAAATATATATCTGGGACGAGCTTTTCCGCGGTTCATACACTGTGCACAAGAACGTGGCTGCATAATTGCGTTGGATCGATGCCAGTGCTTAGGACATGGTCTCATGCCGGACCGTTGTGTGTACCTACCAGTAGTAAAATATATTACAAGGGAATTTTCCTGTACGAATGTTTAATCAAGACAACTAGTAATATAATGTTCtttttcgaaaaaaaaaactagtaaTGTTCATTTTCACGACCCGACAGGGCAAGAACCAAGAGCCCGGAAAACATTGTAcgctgccatcatcacctcgatCGATCCCTGTAACATTTTTATGCAATCATTACAAAAAATAACAAACGACTTGGGGTGGCAGGTCAAGTACTCTTAGATAAGGTTATAGAGTATACAGTATATTCCTTCTTCACATACATCGATTAACGCGCCAAACAACCGTTAACAATCGGCAATGCAAAATGTTCGCGTGTCATGCTGTAACAGATACCGTATTAAACAATACCAACCCACCCGGCCTGTAGTAGCTAGGATCGGCGTTTACTCTGCATGCGGCTCAATTGCTTTAGTGCTTGATAAAATTACTCCGCAAGTCACCTACGTGTACGTACGTCGATCGATCGCGCTAGACCTTCACCAGATAAGGCCAGCCAGAGGTATCCGGCCGGCGTCGCTTGGAAAGCTGGCCGCGGCAACGTGCGAGCACATGATcgtggacggacggacggacggactcGATCTCTAGTCGCCAGTCGCCAGTCGCCACCACATCCCTATCCCCTACAGAGCGTACAACGCGAGGCCCGGCCTCCTGCTTGTCACAGCAGGTACCACATGAGGCGTCGAAACGACgcgtcgtccatcggcaagctGTCTCGTACGCCGGCCGCATGCATGCCACCGCGCGTTCGTCGGAGGAGACGCGACAAAGATCCATCGACCTCTGCCACCTGCGC encodes:
- the LOC8080985 gene encoding uncharacterized protein LOC8080985, whose product is MEYERVRRDYIILPAPACQTLSIPFPVLIKLFRDPRNHLCGGVRWRLTVRVRVFVMGDDGAKAAATGIKQIVRLRELLHKWHLMALGAKQQRDHQEDDEDHAGGGVPDQDAVASAIPPFVLRRLRRAETADSVLSDDESYSPEPPPDVPRGYCPVYVGPEQRRFVIPTSYLAHPVFRLLLEKAEEEFGFRHQGALAIPCETEAFKYILQCVERHDKGLAAAAAGDEAANHRTVVLEQEPAMHHA